A region of the Gigantopelta aegis isolate Gae_Host chromosome 11, Gae_host_genome, whole genome shotgun sequence genome:
cgagcccaaattaaaaaaataaataaaaaaccccacaacaacaacaaactttaTAGTTACACGATAGCTACCTACAGGTTGTCTATATCAATTTATTCTTTTtccttgatttttattatttttatttttattattatttattatttttagattttgTGTGAGAGTTTTATGGGTAGGGAGagtgtttttgtatttgttttatttggggtggggggtagttGGTTGTTTTGGTGGGAGGCTCCTGCCGATAGAGTTAggaacctaataataataataataataataaataataataataatttaataataataataataataataatataataataataataataataataatttaataataataataataataataatcctagCAAAAACAATAGGTTCCCCGCCGATAGGCTTGGGaagctaataataataagaaaataagaaagaaaaaaagaaagaaggaaggaaggaatgaaagaaaaagtGTTCTTTATTTCAGACGACTGTGCTCAAGGTGACGAGGCAGGTTATGGGTGTACTCAGGCGATGTGCCAATCTATGACCGAACGTGATCGGATCGACCATTGCTGCGCTACATGTCACCGAAACCCTACACCTGCAACGCCTCCTACAACGTCACCTACAACATCGCCTACAACGTCACCTACAACGTCGCCTACTACGTCACCTACAACATCGGCTACAACGTCGCCTACAACGTCACCTACAACATCGCCTACTACGTCACCTACAACGTCGCCTACTACATCGCCTACCACAACTACGACGACAACAACTACTGCTCCATACTGTGGGAGGTGGTGCCAATGCCGAATATACAAACGTTACGGACTGTGTTCGCTATGCAGATACAGCAGGTGGTTACGACGTCTATGTCGATATTGCCGATGTTGGAGGAGGCACTACTGGTGGCGCGGTTGAGTTTGGGGGCGGGAACGCCTTGTGAAGAGTACCAGTCCCACAACACGCTGATGCCATCTTCTACTGGTGTCCAGTGAATTATGACCCATGGACTATCGTCCGCAAATCTATTATTCTTAACTGCTACTGGATCtcttgatgtttttgtttgtttattttttgtgggttttttttgggttttttttggtgggggggggttgtcagtttgttttcatgttgttttgttttggatttgTTCTCCTTTTTTCTTGGTTTTTTATGTGGATTTGCTGTTGGTGGCTTTCTTCTTATCCTTCGTGCGGTTATTTCAAAgttcgtggggggggggggggggggggtttattgCCTAGAGGGTTGTAATATAACAGGGCGCCATGTTCTATTTCATTTCCcgataacattttgtttttattattgttttgttttttgtttgttgttttccgggtgtgtttttttttttttgatgtcTTTATTTCAGACGTcgtgggttttttatatttccTAGGTGATCgtaaaatactaaataatttatttataattataatatatcatgCGGGCGTCTTTCATACATTTATATGCAgtaccaacacacacacacacacacacacacacacacacacacaaatacacacacacacatacacacacacacacacacacacacacacaaatacacacacacacaaagactcgcacacacaaacacacacatgcatacacacacacacacacaccacatacacataaacataacacgcatacatacacacacaaagaaacaaacacaaacacacgcacacgcacacacgcacttCTTTTTTCTAGTCTAATGTAGTGAAAAGTGCTTATTTCTTGCTACCtatcaataaacaaaaatcgAAAATAATAGTGTTCTTGTTTCTGTTGATTTCAGT
Encoded here:
- the LOC121384980 gene encoding uncharacterized protein LOC121384980, producing the protein MSPKPYTCNASYNVTYNIAYNVTYNVAYYVTYNIGYNVAYNVTYNIAYYVTYNVAYYIAYHNYDDNNYCSILWEVVPMPNIQTLRTVFAMQIQQVVTTSMSILPMLEEALLVARLSLGAGTPCEEYQSHNTLMPSSTGVQ